The Vibrio navarrensis genome has a segment encoding these proteins:
- a CDS encoding efflux RND transporter permease subunit has product MTDNKQHSPQSDQEIAGIAAYFIRNRVISWMISLIFLIGGTAAFFGLGRLEDPAFTIKDAMVVTSYPGATPQQVEEEVTYPLEKAIQQLPYVDEVNSLSSRGLSQITVSMKRNYGPNDLPQIWDELRRKVNDLKGQLPPGVNEPQVIDDFGDVYGILLAITGEGYSYKELLDYVDYLRRELELVDGVSKVSVSAQQQEQVFIEVSMKRLSSLGLSPNTVFNLLSTQNAVSDAGAIRIGDEYIRIHPTGEFQNVDQLGDLIITENGAQGLIYLRDVAEIKRGYVEVPSNIINFNGKLALNIGISFAQGVNVVEVGNLFDRRLAELKYQQPVGIDIAEIYSQPKEVDKSVSGFVVSLGQAVAIVIIVLLFFMGLRSGLLIGLILLLTVLGTFIFMLYFKIDLQRISLGALVIALGMLVDNAIVVVEGILIGTQKGRTRLQAATDIVTQTKWPLLGATVIAVTAFAPIGLSQDASGEYCGTLFTVLLISLMLSWFTAISLTPFFADLFFRGQKVNAQQNGDEVDPYKGMIFIVYKNFLEFCMRRAWLTIGVLLVGLFVSLYGFTLVKQAFFPSSTTPIFQADIWLPEGSDIRATNTKLKVLQDWLVEQDGVEHVTTTAGKGLQRFMLTYAPEKSYAAYGEITTRVTNYETLAPLMDKFRQYVGNHFPEINYKLKQIELGPGGGAKIEARIVGSDPTVLRSIASQVMDVMYADPGATNVRHNWRERTKVLEPQFNESQARRYGITKSDVDDFLAMSFSGKAVGVYRDGTTLMPIMARLPEAERVDIRNIEGMKIWSPALGEYIPLQQVTLGYELKWEDPIIVRKNRKRILTVMADPDILGEETAATLQTRLMSAIEAIPMPPGYSLEWGGEYESSRDAQASLFQTMPMGYLFMFLITVFLFNSVKEPLIVWLTVPLAVIGVTTGLLALNTPFGFMALLGFLSLSGMLLKNGIVLLDQIEIEMKSGKDPYIAVVDASLSRVRPVCMAAITTILGMVPLLPDIFFKPMAVTIMFGLGFATVLTLIVVPVLYRLFHKVAVPK; this is encoded by the coding sequence ATGACTGACAACAAACAACACTCGCCTCAAAGCGACCAAGAAATAGCGGGAATTGCGGCCTATTTTATTCGTAATCGTGTGATCAGCTGGATGATTTCGTTGATTTTCTTGATTGGTGGTACGGCGGCGTTTTTTGGTCTGGGGCGTTTGGAAGACCCTGCTTTTACTATTAAAGACGCCATGGTGGTGACCTCCTATCCCGGAGCAACACCGCAGCAAGTCGAAGAAGAAGTGACCTACCCGCTAGAGAAAGCCATTCAACAGCTTCCGTATGTAGACGAAGTGAACTCCTTGTCGAGTCGAGGCTTGTCACAAATCACCGTCTCAATGAAAAGGAACTACGGGCCAAATGACTTACCGCAGATTTGGGATGAACTGCGTCGCAAAGTCAATGACTTGAAAGGCCAGTTACCGCCGGGTGTCAATGAGCCGCAAGTGATTGATGATTTTGGTGACGTGTATGGGATTTTGTTGGCGATTACCGGAGAAGGTTACAGTTACAAAGAGTTGCTGGATTACGTCGATTATTTGCGCCGAGAGCTGGAACTGGTCGATGGAGTCAGTAAGGTATCGGTGTCTGCGCAGCAACAAGAACAAGTGTTTATTGAAGTTTCGATGAAGCGCTTGAGTAGCCTTGGTCTTTCTCCCAACACAGTGTTCAACTTACTTTCAACGCAGAATGCGGTATCGGATGCCGGAGCGATTCGCATTGGTGATGAGTACATTCGCATACATCCTACTGGTGAGTTTCAGAATGTGGATCAACTGGGCGATTTGATCATCACAGAGAATGGTGCGCAGGGGCTGATTTATCTGCGCGATGTGGCAGAGATCAAACGTGGGTATGTTGAGGTTCCTAGCAATATCATTAACTTTAACGGTAAGTTGGCGCTGAATATTGGCATTTCATTCGCTCAAGGTGTCAACGTGGTGGAAGTCGGCAATTTGTTTGATCGACGTTTGGCCGAGCTAAAATACCAACAACCCGTTGGCATCGACATAGCAGAAATTTACAGTCAGCCGAAAGAAGTGGATAAATCGGTCAGTGGGTTTGTTGTAAGTCTCGGGCAAGCCGTGGCGATTGTGATCATTGTCTTGCTGTTTTTTATGGGATTACGTTCAGGGTTACTCATTGGTTTGATCTTATTGCTGACGGTGCTCGGTACCTTCATCTTCATGCTGTATTTTAAGATCGATTTGCAACGTATCTCCCTAGGGGCTTTGGTTATCGCGCTGGGGATGCTGGTCGATAATGCCATTGTGGTGGTTGAAGGTATCTTAATTGGCACGCAAAAAGGACGAACACGTCTTCAAGCCGCGACGGATATTGTCACGCAAACCAAGTGGCCTTTGCTCGGCGCCACGGTGATCGCTGTAACGGCATTCGCACCGATTGGTTTGTCACAGGACGCATCGGGTGAATATTGTGGCACGTTGTTTACGGTTCTATTGATTTCTTTAATGTTGAGCTGGTTCACCGCTATCTCCCTAACCCCATTTTTTGCCGATCTCTTTTTTAGAGGACAAAAGGTAAATGCGCAGCAAAATGGCGACGAGGTTGATCCCTACAAGGGAATGATTTTTATCGTATACAAAAACTTTCTCGAATTCTGTATGCGGCGCGCGTGGCTGACGATAGGGGTATTATTAGTCGGTTTGTTCGTCAGCTTGTATGGTTTTACCTTGGTTAAACAGGCGTTTTTCCCATCGTCGACGACGCCGATATTCCAAGCGGACATCTGGTTGCCTGAAGGCAGTGATATTCGTGCGACCAACACCAAACTCAAAGTATTGCAAGATTGGTTGGTAGAACAAGACGGTGTAGAACATGTAACGACAACTGCTGGTAAAGGCTTGCAGCGTTTTATGCTGACTTACGCGCCTGAGAAAAGCTATGCCGCTTATGGCGAAATCACGACGCGCGTGACCAATTACGAAACACTGGCACCTCTGATGGATAAGTTTCGCCAATATGTCGGTAATCACTTTCCTGAAATTAACTACAAACTGAAACAGATTGAATTAGGTCCTGGTGGTGGCGCGAAAATCGAGGCGCGTATCGTCGGATCGGATCCGACAGTGCTGCGCTCCATCGCATCACAGGTGATGGACGTGATGTATGCAGACCCCGGCGCGACCAATGTCCGTCACAATTGGCGAGAACGGACCAAAGTACTTGAGCCGCAATTTAATGAAAGCCAAGCACGACGCTATGGCATCACCAAGTCGGATGTGGATGATTTCCTCGCGATGTCGTTTTCTGGTAAGGCTGTTGGGGTATACCGTGATGGCACAACCTTGATGCCTATTATGGCGCGTTTGCCTGAAGCTGAGCGTGTTGATATTCGTAATATCGAGGGGATGAAGATCTGGAGCCCAGCTTTGGGTGAGTATATTCCATTGCAGCAGGTCACCTTGGGTTATGAACTCAAGTGGGAAGACCCCATCATAGTACGGAAAAACCGCAAACGCATTCTCACGGTGATGGCCGACCCAGACATTTTAGGTGAAGAAACCGCCGCGACACTACAAACGAGATTGATGTCAGCAATTGAAGCGATTCCGATGCCTCCCGGCTATTCGCTAGAGTGGGGCGGCGAATATGAGTCATCAAGAGATGCGCAAGCATCGCTGTTCCAGACCATGCCGATGGGTTACCTATTCATGTTCCTGATCACCGTGTTCCTGTTTAATTCGGTTAAGGAACCTCTCATCGTATGGTTAACCGTGCCCCTGGCGGTGATTGGCGTGACGACGGGTTTACTTGCACTCAATACCCCATTTGGCTTTATGGCGCTGCTTGGTTTCTTAAGCCTCTCGGGTATGTTGTTGAAAAATGGTATTGTGCTACTGGATCAGATCGAAATAGAAATGAAATCGGGTAAAGACCCTTATATTGCGGTGGTTGATGCCTCACTCAGCCGTGTGCGTCCGGTGTGTATGGCGGCGATTACCACCATTTTAGGTATGGTGCCGTTACTGCCTGATATTTTCTTCAAGCCGATGGCAGTGACAATTATGTTTGGTCTTGGATTTGCTACAGTACTGACATTGATTGTCGTACCTGTGCTGTATCGTCTGTTCCATAAAGTGGCTGTGCCGAAATAA
- the cls gene encoding cardiolipin synthase, whose translation MDKFYHFLTLAGIGLYWVLVAGVTLRVVLKRRAVSVSLAWLMIIYILPVLGIACYFLFGELNLGRKRAERAKEMFTPYAKWFAQLNDCQAHTPESMGHHIYRIDELCNNRLGLPALSGNSLSLQRSPDEILHSVIRDIEAAQSCIRMVFYIWHPGGLADSVASALIQAAKRGVDVKLLLDSAGSPRFFRSPWYSMMKTAGIHVVQALEVSPWRIFLRRLDLRQHRKIIVIDDEIAYTGSMNLVDPVFFKQSSGVGQWIDIMVRITGPTVNVLSAIHCWDWEVETGSRFLPRLPECPLDAELHKHPIQVVPSGPGMPEYLIYQALTLAINQANHSVTITTPYFVPSTDLLETLKMTAQRGIQVELIIPHKNDSMMVQWASRAFYTELMEAGVKIHEFYGGLLHTKSVVIDKQFCLVGTVNLDMRSLWLNFEVTLAIEDLQFTLEMHQLQQEYKAQSHKLRLQQWNERSLYSRFLERLFYLFNPLL comes from the coding sequence ATGGATAAGTTCTACCACTTTCTTACTCTTGCTGGCATCGGTTTATATTGGGTACTGGTTGCGGGGGTCACCTTGCGAGTCGTGTTGAAGCGACGGGCCGTGAGCGTCTCGCTGGCATGGCTGATGATCATCTACATCTTGCCTGTATTGGGCATTGCCTGCTATTTCCTGTTTGGTGAGTTGAACTTAGGTCGTAAACGCGCCGAGCGAGCCAAAGAGATGTTTACTCCCTACGCCAAATGGTTTGCGCAGTTGAACGATTGCCAAGCACACACGCCAGAGTCGATGGGGCACCATATCTATCGGATAGATGAGCTGTGTAACAATCGCCTCGGCTTACCCGCTCTAAGCGGTAACTCGCTTTCGCTGCAACGCTCACCAGACGAGATCCTGCATTCTGTTATTCGCGATATCGAAGCGGCGCAAAGTTGCATTCGTATGGTGTTTTACATCTGGCATCCCGGAGGGCTCGCGGATTCGGTGGCCTCCGCACTGATTCAAGCAGCCAAACGAGGGGTGGATGTGAAACTGCTGCTCGATTCCGCAGGCAGCCCGCGCTTTTTCCGTAGCCCTTGGTATTCGATGATGAAAACCGCCGGCATTCACGTGGTTCAGGCATTAGAAGTGAGCCCTTGGCGGATATTCTTACGACGACTCGATTTGCGCCAACATCGCAAGATCATCGTTATAGATGATGAAATTGCTTATACAGGCTCGATGAATCTGGTTGACCCGGTTTTTTTCAAACAGAGCAGCGGCGTCGGACAGTGGATCGACATCATGGTGCGTATCACCGGGCCTACGGTGAATGTGCTCTCAGCCATCCATTGCTGGGACTGGGAAGTGGAGACTGGCTCTCGATTCTTACCAAGATTGCCCGAATGCCCTTTGGATGCCGAGCTGCATAAGCATCCCATCCAGGTGGTTCCCTCTGGCCCAGGTATGCCTGAGTATCTGATCTATCAAGCGCTGACGCTGGCGATCAACCAAGCCAACCATTCGGTGACAATCACAACCCCTTACTTTGTGCCAAGTACCGATTTGCTCGAAACACTCAAAATGACCGCGCAAAGAGGGATTCAGGTTGAGTTGATCATTCCGCACAAGAACGACTCTATGATGGTGCAGTGGGCCTCACGCGCGTTTTACACTGAGCTAATGGAAGCGGGTGTGAAAATCCATGAGTTTTACGGCGGCTTACTGCACACCAAATCGGTCGTCATCGATAAGCAATTCTGCCTAGTCGGCACGGTGAATCTTGATATGCGCAGCCTGTGGCTGAACTTCGAAGTCACTCTCGCTATTGAGGATCTGCAATTTACCTTAGAGATGCACCAGCTCCAGCAAGAATATAAAGCGCAGTCGCATAAACTGCGACTACAGCAATGGAATGAACGCAGCCTCTATTCTCGCTTCCTTGAAAGGCTCTTCTATCTGTTTAATCCTCTGCTGTGA
- a CDS encoding cystathionine beta-lyase — MSQGKQTKFVTAGRNKKWTNGVVNPPVQRASTVVFESVAEKHHAMVNRANKTLFYGRRGTTTHFAFQEAMVEIEGGAGCALYPCGTAAISNAILSFVESGDHLLMVDTCYEPTRDFCDKILKKFGVETTYYDPMIGEDIRSLIKLNTKVLFTESPGSITMEVQDIPTLARIAHEHGIIVMLDNTWAAGVNFSPFEHGVDISIQAATKYIVGHSDVMLGTAVASEQYWDQLREQSYLMGQCVSPDDAYLGLRGIRTLDVRLRQHAENSLKVAEWLATRPEVDHVRHPALPSCPGHEFFKRDFTGGNGLFSFVLKTSCPKATTALLDGMQHFSMGYSWGGFESLILANEPKSFNSLRTIANPNFTGTLIRLHIGLEDINDLIADLQAGLERYNAVLLEKEVSLSQ, encoded by the coding sequence ATGTCGCAAGGCAAACAAACAAAATTCGTGACGGCGGGACGCAACAAAAAGTGGACCAACGGAGTGGTAAACCCTCCAGTACAACGCGCTTCGACTGTCGTTTTTGAGAGTGTGGCGGAAAAGCATCATGCGATGGTGAATCGCGCCAACAAAACCTTGTTCTACGGACGTCGCGGTACGACAACGCACTTTGCCTTTCAAGAAGCGATGGTGGAAATTGAAGGTGGCGCGGGCTGTGCGCTTTACCCCTGCGGCACCGCAGCCATCAGTAACGCGATTCTTTCGTTCGTCGAGTCCGGCGACCATCTATTGATGGTGGATACCTGCTATGAACCCACCCGCGACTTCTGTGACAAAATCCTTAAAAAATTCGGCGTTGAGACCACTTATTACGATCCGATGATCGGTGAAGACATCCGTTCACTGATCAAACTGAACACCAAAGTGCTGTTTACCGAATCTCCGGGTTCTATCACCATGGAAGTACAGGACATTCCGACACTCGCACGCATCGCTCACGAGCACGGCATCATTGTCATGCTGGATAACACCTGGGCGGCAGGCGTGAATTTCTCGCCATTTGAACATGGTGTCGATATTTCCATTCAAGCAGCAACTAAGTACATCGTTGGTCATTCCGATGTGATGTTAGGCACCGCGGTTGCCAGCGAGCAATACTGGGATCAACTGCGCGAGCAAAGCTACTTGATGGGCCAGTGCGTTTCGCCAGATGACGCTTATCTTGGCCTACGCGGCATTCGTACTTTGGACGTGCGTCTGCGCCAGCATGCGGAAAACAGCCTAAAAGTTGCCGAATGGCTCGCAACGCGCCCCGAAGTCGACCATGTTCGCCACCCTGCTCTACCGAGCTGTCCGGGGCACGAATTTTTCAAGCGCGATTTCACCGGTGGCAACGGACTGTTTTCATTCGTGCTAAAAACCAGCTGTCCAAAAGCGACCACGGCACTGCTAGATGGAATGCAGCACTTTAGCATGGGCTACTCTTGGGGTGGGTTTGAAAGCTTGATCTTGGCCAATGAACCGAAGAGCTTTAACAGCCTGCGCACCATCGCCAATCCCAATTTTACAGGCACGCTCATTCGCCTACATATTGGTCTGGAAGATATCAACGACCTGATTGCCGATCTACAAGCCGGGCTTGAACGCTACAACGCTGTGCTGTTAGAAAAAGAAGTTTCACTCAGTCAGTAA
- a CDS encoding DNA-3-methyladenine glycosylase I, which yields MTEQNTCAWAMNHPLEREYHDAEWGKPVFDDKKLFEFITLEGAQAGLSWITVLKKREGYRQAFEDYDLSLLSTYGEERIDQIIERFDVVRHKGKIASVFSNAKAAIALQQEFGSLSNALWQFVEHKPMVNPWTSMQQVPASTEQSKAMSKFLKKRGFKFVGETICYAFMQAVGMVDDHVVGCPCKAQH from the coding sequence ATGACAGAACAGAATACCTGTGCATGGGCGATGAACCACCCCTTGGAGCGTGAATATCATGACGCTGAATGGGGGAAGCCTGTTTTTGATGACAAAAAATTATTTGAGTTTATTACCTTAGAAGGTGCTCAAGCCGGGTTAAGCTGGATTACGGTACTGAAAAAGCGCGAAGGTTATCGTCAGGCATTTGAGGACTACGATTTATCGCTTCTCTCTACGTATGGCGAAGAGCGTATCGATCAAATTATTGAACGATTTGATGTGGTGAGACACAAAGGCAAAATTGCTTCGGTGTTCAGTAATGCAAAAGCGGCGATTGCACTACAACAAGAGTTTGGCTCACTCAGTAACGCGTTGTGGCAGTTTGTCGAACATAAACCAATGGTGAATCCGTGGACGTCGATGCAGCAAGTGCCTGCCTCCACCGAGCAATCAAAAGCAATGAGCAAGTTTTTGAAAAAGCGTGGATTTAAGTTTGTTGGTGAGACAATTTGTTACGCCTTCATGCAGGCGGTTGGTATGGTCGATGATCACGTGGTTGGCTGTCCTTGTAAAGCGCAACACTAA
- a CDS encoding sodium-dependent transporter, translating into MASNNRGHFSSRLGFIMAAAGSAVGLGNVWGFPTKAASNGGAAFLVIYLAMVFLLAFPMLVAELTIGRHGQSNPIASLRNIWTKNRAAAGLFGLIAMIAASMILSFYSILAGWLMGFAAAPALEVVGLQSAADWLVNFGGARNVVLAVLFSLLTILVVQKGVADGIEKWSTRLMPMLFVLFAVMIAYIFTQDGAMEGLKMYLIPDISHITASLMVDAMGQAFFSLSLGVGSMMVYGSYLQKEVNIPKTAGQVAAIDTGVAFAAGLLILPAMFVAKNNGVQIFNDAGQLMSSGDLVFAVLPAMFDTMGGIGVILGIGFFVLMVIAALTSSISLLEVPVSCAQDELKMERNTATWLIGGAILIVSIVISLNFGALFGLVADISTVYMQPLLGVVWAIVVGWIWNRNNLLNELKEGNPDIAQGLFWKIWPWYVRIVCPVAIMAVFLFSIL; encoded by the coding sequence ATGGCAAGTAACAATCGAGGCCACTTCTCATCGAGACTTGGCTTTATTATGGCGGCGGCAGGTTCGGCTGTCGGTCTTGGTAATGTTTGGGGATTCCCAACCAAAGCGGCGAGCAACGGCGGCGCGGCATTTTTGGTGATCTATTTGGCGATGGTTTTCCTACTGGCATTTCCTATGCTGGTGGCAGAATTGACGATAGGCCGTCATGGTCAATCGAACCCGATTGCTTCACTGCGTAATATTTGGACGAAAAATCGCGCAGCCGCAGGCTTGTTTGGTTTGATCGCCATGATCGCCGCTTCCATGATCCTCAGTTTTTACTCAATTTTGGCAGGTTGGTTGATGGGCTTTGCCGCAGCACCTGCATTGGAAGTGGTCGGTTTACAAAGCGCAGCTGACTGGCTGGTCAACTTCGGTGGTGCACGTAACGTCGTCTTAGCCGTTCTATTCTCGCTGTTGACTATTCTTGTAGTGCAAAAAGGCGTCGCCGATGGTATCGAAAAGTGGTCAACTCGCTTGATGCCTATGCTGTTCGTTCTTTTTGCTGTGATGATCGCGTACATCTTTACTCAAGATGGAGCGATGGAAGGTCTGAAAATGTATCTGATTCCAGACATTTCCCACATCACGGCAAGCTTGATGGTCGATGCGATGGGACAAGCCTTCTTCTCTCTCTCTTTGGGCGTGGGCTCAATGATGGTGTACGGCTCTTACCTGCAAAAAGAGGTCAATATTCCCAAAACCGCAGGTCAAGTTGCGGCAATTGATACGGGTGTCGCGTTTGCGGCGGGCTTGCTGATTCTTCCTGCGATGTTTGTTGCCAAAAACAACGGCGTGCAAATTTTTAACGACGCAGGCCAGTTGATGAGCTCTGGTGACTTGGTGTTCGCGGTGCTGCCTGCGATGTTTGATACCATGGGCGGGATCGGCGTGATTCTGGGTATCGGTTTCTTTGTCCTGATGGTGATTGCCGCGCTCACGTCTTCGATCTCTTTGCTGGAGGTGCCTGTCTCCTGTGCGCAAGACGAGCTGAAAATGGAGCGCAACACCGCGACTTGGCTCATTGGTGGCGCGATCCTCATTGTCAGTATTGTCATTTCGCTGAATTTTGGCGCTCTGTTTGGTCTAGTTGCTGATATTTCAACCGTTTACATGCAGCCACTGCTTGGTGTGGTATGGGCTATCGTGGTGGGTTGGATCTGGAACCGCAACAACCTGCTCAATGAACTGAAAGAAGGCAACCCAGACATCGCTCAGGGCCTGTTTTGGAAAATCTGGCCTTGGTATGTGCGCATCGTATGTCCGGTAGCGATCATGGCTGTGTTCCTCTTCTCGATTTTATAA